A portion of the Fusibacter sp. A1 genome contains these proteins:
- a CDS encoding serine hydrolase → MKGQKVDRSKLDELEKKLKNEKILSCLIQKDSKMLFEYYKNKKVKSNVQTICSCTKSVLSALIGIAIDMGLIESIHIPISHYFADILEKEDSIKKQEITIQHLLTMTPGTHWPEFGEWNCFAPMVYSKDINKFILERPLIENPGEKMNYNSGCSHLLSDIIQQVSGMSTHDFAKKYLFTPLGIKNSTWHSRQGVSLGADGLKITSEDMLKFGTLFLHAGKFNDKQLISKKWVEESVSARYLTYETIGHYGYHWWASSHLVDSTEVSYYFALGYGGQYIIIVPSFDLVVVFTSRLFPESLKPLEYFKEYILKAAVAQ, encoded by the coding sequence ATGAAAGGACAAAAAGTGGATCGGTCAAAACTTGATGAGTTGGAAAAAAAGCTGAAAAATGAAAAGATACTCAGTTGTTTGATACAAAAAGACAGCAAGATGCTATTTGAGTATTATAAGAATAAGAAAGTGAAATCAAATGTGCAAACCATTTGTTCTTGTACTAAGAGTGTGCTTTCTGCACTAATTGGCATTGCCATCGATATGGGGTTAATTGAATCGATTCATATTCCGATATCTCATTATTTTGCTGATATCCTGGAAAAAGAGGATTCTATCAAAAAACAAGAAATCACAATTCAACATTTGTTGACAATGACACCAGGAACGCATTGGCCTGAATTTGGAGAATGGAATTGTTTTGCACCTATGGTATATAGCAAAGATATCAATAAGTTTATTTTGGAAAGACCGTTGATTGAAAACCCTGGCGAGAAGATGAATTACAATTCAGGGTGTTCTCATTTATTATCTGACATCATACAACAAGTTTCTGGAATGAGTACACATGATTTTGCAAAGAAGTATCTTTTTACACCGCTTGGTATTAAAAATTCGACTTGGCACAGTAGACAAGGCGTTAGTCTTGGTGCTGATGGTCTAAAGATCACATCAGAAGATATGCTCAAGTTTGGCACTCTGTTTTTACACGCTGGAAAATTTAATGATAAGCAGCTTATCTCTAAAAAATGGGTTGAGGAATCAGTGTCAGCTAGGTACCTTACTTATGAAACTATAGGGCACTATGGGTATCATTGGTGGGCGTCTTCGCACCTTGTAGATTCAACTGAGGTTTCGTACTATTTTGCGCTTGGGTATGGCGGTCAATATATTATCATTGTACCGAGTTTTGATCTGGTAGTGGTATTCACAAGCAGACTGTTTCCAGAGTCTTTAAAACCGCTTGAGTATTTTAAAGAGTATATTTTGAAAGCCGCTGTAGCGCAGTGA
- a CDS encoding sigma-54-dependent Fis family transcriptional regulator codes for MKDMIARSRARSKSYGIKESLVYSRKIIDGTSLRERIIKNRDLIVAAEPFMNQLYGFVKGSEFFAILTDAEGCILSIIGDDEILQAADELKMVPGAFMDEANIGTNAMGTTLVEHVPVQVSGREHSISAYYRWTCSAAVIRAENGDIIGTLDLTGYIDNVHPHTLGMVVAAVNAIENTMKLTAKTHLIRESAQFIESLLDSIQASIISCDIEGRIKTVNKQALQLFRTNEINFKSKVVTKYIDQFDEILEACRNGMEFQNEEISVLGLSNMSYVNVSAYPIAGEDNQLEAVILVLRDVKKVHKMANEIMGRRAMYTFDQIIGKSKQIKDVIQFGIEISDSKSTVLLTGESGTGKEIFAHSIHNHSNRRNKNFIVLNCASIPRSLIESELFGYEEGSFTGAKRGGNPGKFEIADGGTIFLDEIGEMPLDLQTRLLRVIQEGMVSRIGSNSQFPVDVRIIAATNKDLYEEVNKGNFRLDLYYRLKVLPIHLPTLRERLEDIPLLADHFNQKISESINKNPMDIPETFIHQLTQYDWPGNVREFENIIELMLNTRRIPEFGRFRKTDDETVNLVNSTGENKESEAVYSNVTRLEELEKIHIERILNQTAFNITIAARDLGIGRNTLYRKIEQYGIKV; via the coding sequence ATGAAAGACATGATAGCGAGATCCCGTGCGCGGAGCAAGTCTTATGGCATTAAAGAGTCACTCGTCTATAGCCGAAAAATCATAGATGGCACTTCGTTAAGAGAAAGAATCATAAAAAATAGAGACCTTATCGTAGCTGCAGAGCCCTTTATGAATCAGCTGTATGGCTTCGTTAAAGGCTCTGAATTCTTTGCCATCCTCACGGATGCTGAAGGCTGTATTCTGTCTATTATAGGTGATGATGAAATCCTACAGGCAGCGGATGAACTAAAAATGGTGCCGGGTGCCTTTATGGATGAGGCGAATATTGGGACCAACGCCATGGGAACGACTCTGGTAGAGCATGTGCCAGTTCAAGTATCTGGGCGGGAACACAGCATCAGTGCCTATTATAGATGGACCTGTTCGGCTGCAGTCATTAGAGCTGAAAATGGTGACATCATTGGAACCCTTGATTTAACCGGCTATATCGACAACGTGCATCCTCATACGCTGGGCATGGTCGTCGCTGCTGTAAATGCGATCGAAAACACCATGAAACTCACTGCAAAAACGCATCTGATCAGAGAAAGTGCTCAATTTATAGAAAGTTTATTGGACTCCATACAAGCGTCGATTATTTCTTGTGATATTGAGGGACGCATTAAAACCGTCAACAAGCAAGCGCTTCAATTGTTTAGGACCAATGAAATCAATTTTAAATCAAAAGTTGTAACCAAATATATAGATCAATTCGATGAAATTTTAGAAGCTTGTCGCAACGGCATGGAATTTCAGAACGAGGAAATATCCGTTTTAGGTCTGTCGAACATGTCCTACGTCAACGTCAGTGCCTACCCTATTGCAGGTGAGGACAATCAACTTGAAGCGGTGATCCTCGTGCTTCGCGATGTGAAAAAAGTGCATAAAATGGCCAATGAAATAATGGGTAGGCGCGCGATGTACACCTTTGATCAAATTATCGGCAAATCAAAACAGATAAAGGATGTCATCCAGTTTGGCATCGAAATTTCAGACAGCAAGTCAACCGTACTCTTGACGGGTGAAAGCGGCACAGGTAAGGAAATTTTCGCGCATTCGATCCACAACCACAGTAACCGAAGGAATAAAAACTTTATTGTACTCAACTGTGCCTCTATCCCTAGAAGTCTTATTGAATCTGAGTTGTTTGGATACGAAGAAGGGTCATTTACAGGCGCTAAACGCGGTGGCAACCCTGGAAAATTTGAGATCGCAGATGGTGGAACGATTTTTCTAGATGAAATAGGAGAAATGCCCTTAGATCTTCAAACTAGACTCCTTAGAGTGATTCAAGAGGGGATGGTATCCAGAATCGGAAGCAACTCACAGTTCCCTGTAGATGTCAGAATTATAGCAGCGACCAATAAGGATTTGTATGAAGAGGTCAACAAAGGCAACTTTAGATTGGATTTGTATTACCGATTAAAGGTCTTGCCGATTCATTTGCCGACCTTGCGTGAACGCCTTGAGGATATTCCTTTACTGGCAGATCACTTTAATCAAAAAATATCAGAATCCATTAATAAAAATCCTATGGATATTCCTGAAACCTTTATACATCAGCTCACACAGTACGATTGGCCAGGTAATGTCAGAGAGTTCGAAAACATCATAGAATTAATGCTCAACACCAGAAGAATACCAGAGTTTGGGCGGTTTAGAAAAACGGATGATGAAACCGTCAATCTAGTGAATTCAACAGGAGAAAACAAGGAATCAGAGGCTGTTTACTCTAATGTTACGCGATTGGAAGAACTGGAAAAGATTCATATTGAACGCATACTCAACCAGACAGCATTTAACATCACCATCGCTGCCAGGGATCTTGGTATTGGCAGAAACACACTTTATAGAAAAATAGAGCAATATGGAATTAAAGTGTGA
- a CDS encoding extracellular solute-binding protein — translation MIKSLSSRITALLLLIALIALTGCVNKAVLNDDSANEVNTNANDPAKAVQSIVLATTTSTDHTGLLDAIIPDFTEKTGIEVKVVAVGTGQALEMGKTGEADVLLVHAKASEVAFVEDGYGIERFDVMYNDFVLLGAEPLPEVYKQDINGAFQYLYDESKRFVSRGDDSGTHKKELAVWKNLGLDPQGSWYISAGKGMGEVLQMANEMQAYALSDRGTYLSMKENLDLEVVVEKSSELLNQYGVIAVNTEKNPAVHLAEAQQFVDWILSKETQEKIRTFGVDQFGQPLFVPNAKE, via the coding sequence ATGATTAAATCTTTGAGTAGCAGAATTACAGCACTGCTTTTATTGATTGCGCTTATTGCTCTTACAGGATGTGTGAACAAGGCTGTCCTTAATGATGATTCCGCAAATGAAGTCAATACCAATGCGAATGATCCTGCTAAAGCGGTCCAATCCATCGTACTCGCGACGACGACATCCACCGATCATACGGGTTTGCTGGATGCGATTATACCAGATTTTACTGAAAAAACAGGTATAGAGGTCAAGGTTGTCGCTGTAGGAACCGGACAGGCCCTTGAAATGGGAAAAACGGGAGAAGCGGATGTTCTTTTGGTTCATGCAAAAGCTTCAGAAGTGGCATTTGTTGAAGACGGATACGGCATTGAAAGATTTGATGTGATGTACAACGATTTCGTTCTTTTAGGCGCAGAGCCCTTGCCTGAAGTTTACAAGCAAGACATAAATGGCGCTTTTCAATATCTCTATGACGAAAGCAAACGCTTTGTTTCTAGAGGCGATGATTCTGGCACACATAAAAAAGAACTGGCTGTATGGAAAAACCTTGGACTAGACCCTCAAGGAAGCTGGTACATCTCAGCGGGTAAGGGCATGGGTGAAGTCCTTCAAATGGCAAACGAAATGCAAGCCTACGCCTTATCGGATCGAGGCACTTACTTAAGTATGAAGGAAAATCTTGATCTAGAAGTTGTTGTTGAAAAATCTTCAGAATTGCTGAATCAGTATGGTGTAATTGCAGTTAATACTGAAAAGAATCCAGCAGTTCATCTGGCAGAAGCGCAGCAATTTGTTGATTGGATCTTATCTAAAGAAACACAAGAAAAAATTAGGACCTTTGGTGTTGATCAATTTGGACAACCCTTATTCGTACCCAATGCGAAGGAGTAG
- a CDS encoding ABC transporter permease produces MDYILDGFKEAFLLLIRGDSEIYKIIFLSIMVSGLSTLLATLIGLPLGIYTGIRNFPLKKLYGSVLFTSMGIPPVVIGLIVTIFLSRKGPLGTFELLFTPEAMVIAQFVLVLPIVTGILFGTAREKGKKAYEVAKTLGANRREILFLLIRELQASVLLAIMSGFGRAISEVGAVMLVGGNIKGQTRVMTTFITMNNSMGAYEKSIAMAIVLLTISLIVNGISHHMTGGRSYVD; encoded by the coding sequence ATGGACTATATCTTAGACGGATTCAAAGAAGCCTTCTTGCTGCTGATTCGCGGCGATTCAGAAATTTATAAAATCATCTTCTTGTCCATAATGGTTTCTGGTCTCTCGACCTTATTGGCGACTTTGATCGGATTGCCGCTTGGTATTTATACAGGCATCCGTAATTTCCCTTTAAAAAAGTTATATGGCAGCGTCCTCTTTACAAGTATGGGAATCCCACCAGTGGTTATTGGACTCATTGTCACGATTTTTCTCTCGAGAAAGGGACCTCTTGGTACATTTGAACTCTTATTTACGCCTGAGGCCATGGTTATCGCGCAGTTTGTTTTAGTACTGCCCATCGTGACAGGTATTTTGTTCGGCACAGCAAGAGAAAAAGGAAAGAAAGCCTATGAGGTCGCTAAGACTCTAGGTGCAAACCGGAGAGAGATCCTATTCTTATTAATCCGTGAACTGCAGGCTTCTGTCCTTCTGGCGATCATGTCTGGATTTGGAAGGGCCATCTCTGAAGTTGGAGCCGTTATGCTGGTAGGTGGTAATATAAAGGGACAGACCCGGGTTATGACCACCTTCATCACAATGAACAACAGTATGGGGGCTTATGAAAAATCCATTGCCATGGCCATTGTCTTATTGACCATTTCTCTGATCGTCAATGGCATTTCCCATCATATGACAGGAGGGCGATCTTATGTCGATTGA
- a CDS encoding molybdopterin biosynthesis protein, with protein MKRNIYLQTVTLEDALQCFEEKTANRFCNTFEEIPTETSYGRITYEPVYAKYSNPNFNASAMDGIAVISERTYQADERHPVILKKNTDFIFVDTGDLIQPPFDSVIMIEDVHVIDEDSVEILSPSHPWEHVRMVGEDFVVGEMLVTRNHKLTAVDLGALISGGVSSIKVHAQLKVGLIPTGTEIVEIGTDLKAGDILESNSRMFSGLVIEGGGIPNRYPIVPDDKSLLLEALKTAVSENDIVIINAGSSAGSEDYTASLIRELGEVWVHGIDIKPGKPAILGAINEVPVIGIPGYPVSAYMTFKHFVMPMLDTTKKPKPVVEASLSQAVPSALKHKEFVRVQLGYVDDTLIATPLKRGAASTMSLVKANGILTIDKASEGYTAGSRVRVEMTRSHLDLHKGLVAIGSHDLIMDWIADLLIKEKKESYLQSAHVGSMGGIMAIKRGEAHLAPIHLLDAQTGLYNLKDLQRYLPGEELVLIKGIKRWQGFYMRKESPMIDEFADVALKKLTFVNRQNGSGTRLLTDHLIQSLNISREDIIGYNTEVLTHTAVASAVLTGNADVGIGIESVARQMNLAYKPLAKEDYDFLIPKRFMSLQGVKDFISILEHEAFKKRLDEAGGYELDTLEYITIGGA; from the coding sequence ATGAAAAGGAATATTTATTTACAGACGGTTACTTTGGAGGATGCACTCCAATGTTTTGAAGAAAAAACGGCAAATCGATTTTGTAATACCTTTGAAGAAATCCCAACAGAAACATCCTATGGCAGGATCACCTATGAGCCGGTTTATGCCAAATACTCTAATCCCAACTTCAATGCCTCTGCCATGGACGGCATCGCAGTTATTTCGGAAAGAACCTATCAGGCGGATGAACGCCATCCGGTAATCTTGAAAAAAAATACAGATTTTATTTTCGTTGATACGGGTGACTTGATCCAGCCACCCTTTGACAGCGTGATAATGATAGAGGATGTTCATGTGATCGATGAGGATAGTGTAGAGATTTTATCGCCAAGTCACCCGTGGGAACATGTGCGAATGGTGGGTGAGGACTTTGTCGTCGGCGAGATGCTGGTCACTCGAAATCATAAGCTCACAGCCGTGGATCTGGGGGCTTTGATCAGTGGCGGTGTTTCATCCATCAAGGTGCATGCACAGCTTAAGGTTGGACTGATTCCAACCGGAACAGAAATTGTCGAAATTGGTACGGATTTAAAAGCAGGGGACATCTTAGAATCCAACAGCCGAATGTTTTCAGGTCTCGTCATCGAGGGCGGTGGGATTCCAAATCGGTATCCGATTGTGCCTGATGATAAAAGCTTGTTGCTTGAAGCCTTGAAAACCGCTGTAAGTGAAAACGATATTGTGATCATCAACGCGGGATCGTCAGCGGGCAGTGAGGACTATACGGCGTCCTTGATCAGGGAACTGGGTGAAGTATGGGTTCATGGCATAGACATCAAACCCGGTAAACCTGCGATACTCGGTGCTATAAACGAGGTACCGGTAATCGGTATTCCGGGCTATCCGGTTTCGGCATACATGACCTTTAAGCACTTTGTCATGCCGATGCTGGACACGACAAAAAAACCGAAACCAGTAGTAGAAGCGAGTCTTTCTCAAGCAGTACCTTCTGCATTAAAACACAAGGAATTCGTTCGAGTACAGCTGGGATATGTCGATGATACTTTAATCGCCACGCCATTAAAAAGAGGTGCCGCTTCAACCATGTCTCTTGTCAAAGCCAATGGTATTTTAACCATAGATAAAGCATCTGAAGGTTACACTGCGGGGAGCCGCGTAAGGGTTGAAATGACGAGAAGCCACTTGGATCTCCATAAAGGATTGGTGGCAATCGGCAGTCACGATTTGATCATGGATTGGATCGCAGATCTTTTGATCAAAGAAAAAAAGGAAAGTTATTTACAGTCTGCGCATGTGGGCAGCATGGGCGGGATCATGGCCATCAAAAGAGGTGAGGCTCATCTGGCGCCGATCCATCTCTTGGATGCACAGACTGGGCTCTATAATTTAAAAGACCTTCAGCGCTACTTGCCAGGTGAAGAATTGGTGCTCATTAAAGGAATAAAAAGATGGCAGGGTTTCTATATGAGAAAAGAATCGCCTATGATCGATGAGTTTGCTGATGTCGCATTAAAGAAACTCACGTTTGTAAACAGACAAAATGGTTCTGGCACACGTTTATTAACGGATCATCTGATCCAAAGCCTGAACATCAGTCGAGAAGATATCATCGGTTACAACACTGAAGTTCTAACGCACACAGCAGTCGCATCTGCTGTATTGACGGGCAATGCCGATGTAGGTATTGGTATAGAATCTGTCGCTAGACAAATGAATCTTGCCTACAAGCCTTTAGCTAAAGAAGATTATGATTTTCTGATTCCAAAGCGCTTCATGTCGCTTCAAGGTGTTAAGGATTTCATCAGCATTTTAGAGCATGAGGCGTTCAAAAAAAGACTGGACGAGGCTGGTGGTTACGAACTGGATACTTTAGAATACATCACGATTGGAGGGGCATAA
- a CDS encoding HD domain-containing protein produces MIYKDVHNLSRYIGDNLDRSVDMIFNAYGLQVSKRHVKRVAGYIVETARLLDINEEKAKVAALLHDIGGIVPCKERIDYCELHGIKLCEEERELPLIIHQKISKHIAHTQFKIKHSVSVMLSHT; encoded by the coding sequence ATGATTTATAAAGATGTTCATAATTTATCAAGATATATTGGTGATAATCTTGATAGATCTGTTGATATGATATTTAATGCTTATGGTCTTCAGGTCAGTAAAAGACATGTCAAACGTGTGGCTGGTTATATAGTAGAAACTGCTAGACTATTGGATATCAATGAAGAAAAGGCAAAAGTTGCTGCTCTACTACATGATATTGGAGGCATTGTACCATGTAAGGAACGGATTGACTATTGTGAATTACATGGAATTAAACTATGTGAAGAAGAAAGAGAACTTCCTTTGATTATTCATCAGAAAATATCAAAACATATAGCTCACACTCAATTTAAGATTAAGCACTCCGTGTCAGTCATGCTCAGCCACACTTAA
- a CDS encoding CPCC family cysteine-rich protein, whose translation MRKDWFEWYVNELGKAKKWVKFRARYLCPCCFMPTLDERASYDICPICFWEDDGQDSDDADVVRYGPNSDYSLTEARINFNKLFTMYRKTEANIDLLALLRKRETGRRTLYEALQNAIESNSDDDWSIAMDIEVRYRELDFDS comes from the coding sequence ATGAGAAAAGACTGGTTTGAGTGGTATGTTAATGAGCTAGGTAAAGCTAAAAAATGGGTGAAATTCAGGGCAAGATACTTGTGTCCATGCTGCTTTATGCCAACACTTGATGAACGTGCTAGTTATGATATTTGCCCAATTTGCTTTTGGGAAGATGATGGACAAGATTCTGACGATGCAGATGTTGTTAGATATGGGCCAAATTCAGACTATTCATTAACTGAGGCAAGGATAAACTTTAATAAATTATTTACTATGTATAGAAAAACTGAAGCCAATATAGATCTTTTGGCTTTACTAAGGAAAAGAGAAACCGGTAGGAGAACTCTTTATGAAGCTTTACAGAATGCAATTGAGAGTAATAGCGATGACGATTGGTCAATAGCAATGGATATTGAAGTAAGGTATAGAGAGTTAGATTTTGATTCTTAG
- a CDS encoding DUF4085 family protein — MQRKIYNTDPRCMLNLENTVFVKAEKFINAEPLNDEDTIVYEMPTEQKESIHQLIEEYDKREPFDVEACKIQFEEVQNSLLAGLVNRVPAEIYSQIADHRVFVLGYCTKEMLGQLKRHSKKNEKWIQQVDSEYYNVQLYEGIPEKLLSDFGFHDCKVLNVIKGNDIIITFDNSGGFTNYNKLIFHDAKISCEENIEGSYWIYEELYKKPNGYEAHMLFSDAHTNHDLIVSCSDITFDIDKGGKVYAENTR, encoded by the coding sequence ATGCAAAGAAAAATATATAATACCGATCCACGCTGTATGCTCAACCTGGAGAATACTGTATTTGTTAAGGCAGAAAAATTCATAAATGCTGAACCACTAAATGATGAGGATACTATCGTGTATGAAATGCCTACCGAGCAAAAGGAGAGCATTCATCAACTCATTGAAGAGTATGATAAAAGAGAACCATTTGATGTAGAGGCATGTAAAATTCAGTTTGAAGAAGTTCAAAACTCCTTACTTGCAGGCCTGGTGAATAGAGTACCAGCAGAAATCTATTCACAAATTGCCGACCATAGAGTTTTTGTACTTGGATATTGTACTAAAGAAATGTTGGGTCAACTAAAAAGGCACAGTAAGAAGAATGAGAAGTGGATTCAACAAGTTGATAGCGAATACTACAATGTTCAACTTTATGAAGGAATTCCTGAAAAGTTGTTGAGCGATTTTGGATTTCATGACTGCAAGGTGTTGAATGTTATCAAAGGTAATGACATCATCATTACTTTTGATAACAGTGGCGGTTTTACAAACTATAACAAGTTGATCTTTCATGATGCAAAGATTAGTTGTGAGGAAAATATTGAAGGAAGCTACTGGATATATGAAGAGTTATATAAAAAGCCAAATGGATATGAAGCACATATGCTTTTCTCAGACGCCCACACAAATCATGATTTAATTGTTAGTTGCAGCGACATCACTTTTGACATTGATAAAGGAGGGAAAGTATATGCAGAAAACACTAGGTGA
- the glp gene encoding gephyrin-like molybdotransferase Glp: MAYLNVVKVSDALTLLKEKFEPIQTHEVVELGSAVHRYLAEDLYAVESLPSFRRSMVDGYAVKLSDTQGASEQSPILLAHLGQVEIGKKANQPVAAGTTLYVPTGGEIPLGAEAMVMIEHTEAIGPDVAVFSTPRFGEHIVEVGEDVSSDSLLLPKGIKLGARHMGLLASLGIHQLSVVKKPKIAILSTGDELVEVSLKPEYGQVRDCNSHIIKSVVEGCGCEVIFINHVKDDFDHLQKSIKTAVQMADVVILSGGSSAGTKDMTQTVIDSLSQDRENKNVFIHGLAIKPGKPTIVGKVDQKAIFGLPGHPAACFITLKALVEPFLNYCVDKKEHEIKSVQCTADFQLYAASGRDVYQLVQLVEKEGVLTAHILYGKSGMVSALAKANAYVVIPMHHEGVMKGDKLTAYLL, encoded by the coding sequence ATGGCCTATTTAAACGTCGTCAAGGTCTCTGATGCCCTGACACTGTTGAAGGAAAAATTTGAACCGATTCAAACTCACGAAGTGGTTGAGCTGGGAAGCGCAGTTCATCGGTATTTAGCTGAGGATCTTTATGCTGTCGAAAGCCTGCCTTCATTTAGAAGATCCATGGTAGATGGCTATGCAGTGAAATTATCTGACACTCAAGGCGCTTCTGAACAATCACCGATTCTTTTGGCGCATCTGGGTCAAGTGGAAATCGGGAAAAAGGCAAATCAACCCGTTGCAGCTGGAACGACTTTGTATGTACCTACCGGTGGCGAAATTCCCTTGGGGGCAGAAGCCATGGTTATGATAGAACACACAGAGGCCATTGGACCTGATGTGGCTGTATTTTCGACACCTCGCTTTGGCGAGCACATCGTTGAGGTTGGAGAAGATGTGTCAAGTGACAGCTTACTTCTCCCTAAAGGCATTAAATTAGGCGCTCGACACATGGGACTGCTGGCAAGCCTTGGGATTCATCAGCTTTCTGTAGTTAAAAAACCTAAGATTGCCATCCTTTCAACTGGCGATGAACTGGTTGAGGTCTCATTGAAACCCGAATACGGTCAAGTGAGAGATTGCAACAGTCATATTATTAAAAGTGTGGTTGAAGGGTGTGGCTGTGAAGTCATTTTCATCAATCACGTAAAAGACGATTTTGACCATCTTCAAAAGAGCATAAAAACAGCTGTTCAAATGGCGGATGTCGTGATCTTATCAGGTGGCAGTTCCGCTGGCACCAAGGATATGACTCAAACCGTCATTGATAGTCTGTCTCAAGATAGAGAGAATAAAAATGTCTTTATTCATGGACTTGCGATAAAACCTGGAAAACCAACTATTGTAGGAAAGGTAGATCAAAAGGCCATCTTTGGCTTGCCCGGTCATCCTGCGGCTTGTTTCATTACACTAAAAGCCTTGGTCGAACCCTTCTTAAACTACTGTGTCGATAAAAAAGAACATGAAATTAAAAGCGTGCAGTGCACAGCTGATTTTCAGCTTTATGCAGCCAGTGGAAGAGATGTCTATCAGCTGGTTCAGCTGGTTGAAAAGGAGGGTGTTCTGACGGCGCATATTTTATATGGCAAGTCTGGCATGGTCAGTGCACTGGCAAAAGCCAATGCTTATGTTGTCATACCTATGCATCATGAGGGCGTTATGAAGGGGGATAAGCTGACTGCTTATCTCTTATGA
- a CDS encoding ATP-binding cassette domain-containing protein → MSIECLSLSKSFKSKLLFEDLNLKFEKGICHCISGENGTGKTTLLKIMAGLEKSDTGTVIKTGSCTYSGSNPYMLHGTVLENIQYPFTLTRQSDPSSREKVMAMIKRLGLQGLEQRTATSLSSGEKQKVALGRALVWNPEILLLDEPTANIDSSAVGKIEEILLDYIKSPNHTLLLVSHDLEQAKRLSGKSWILKKSNEPGHPVLSAIST, encoded by the coding sequence ATGTCGATTGAGTGCTTATCACTGAGTAAATCCTTTAAAAGCAAACTCTTATTTGAAGATCTTAATCTTAAGTTTGAAAAGGGGATTTGTCACTGTATTAGCGGTGAGAATGGGACGGGCAAGACCACCCTTTTAAAAATTATGGCAGGTCTTGAAAAATCGGATACCGGCACTGTCATAAAAACAGGTTCATGTACCTATTCAGGTAGTAATCCCTACATGCTGCATGGCACTGTGCTTGAAAATATCCAATATCCATTTACACTCACGCGGCAAAGCGATCCGTCAAGTAGAGAAAAGGTGATGGCGATGATAAAGCGCTTAGGTCTACAGGGACTTGAGCAGCGCACGGCCACTTCCCTCTCCTCTGGAGAAAAGCAAAAAGTGGCCTTGGGTCGCGCTCTAGTTTGGAATCCAGAAATCCTACTGCTCGATGAACCCACTGCCAATATTGACAGTTCTGCCGTTGGAAAAATTGAGGAAATTCTATTAGACTATATTAAAAGCCCCAATCATACCCTATTGTTGGTCAGTCATGATTTAGAACAAGCAAAACGTCTGTCGGGTAAATCATGGATTTTAAAGAAAAGCAATGAGCCTGGTCATCCAGTACTGAGCGCAATTTCAACCTAG
- a CDS encoding HesA/MoeB/ThiF family protein: protein MDRYDRNGIIKKIEQEKLNQSSVCIIGCGGLGGYVIEMLARFGIGNLTLVDGDVFNESNLNRQLLSTMQTLGKSKAFTASERVEVINPEIMVKVVATYVDQENVLDIIKGHDLIIDALDSNEIRQIVIDACRTLGLPYIYGAIAGWYGQVSTVFPEDRLVRDHLKQTKDKGIEIKVGNPSFTPATIASYQVSEAIKVLLNRGNLMREKILYVDLLENDFEIIS from the coding sequence ATGGATCGATATGATCGCAATGGCATTATTAAAAAAATAGAACAGGAAAAGCTCAATCAATCCAGCGTTTGTATTATAGGTTGTGGTGGATTAGGTGGTTATGTGATCGAGATGTTGGCGCGATTTGGCATAGGGAATCTGACGCTCGTAGATGGCGATGTGTTCAACGAATCCAATTTAAATAGACAGCTTTTAAGCACCATGCAAACACTTGGCAAATCAAAGGCTTTTACTGCGAGTGAGCGTGTTGAAGTCATCAATCCAGAGATCATGGTTAAAGTCGTCGCAACCTATGTGGATCAAGAAAATGTCCTCGATATTATCAAGGGACACGATCTGATCATCGATGCACTGGATTCTAATGAGATTAGACAAATCGTAATCGACGCATGTCGCACATTGGGGCTACCTTATATCTATGGTGCAATAGCTGGGTGGTATGGCCAAGTGAGTACCGTGTTTCCAGAGGACCGATTGGTAAGAGACCATCTGAAGCAAACCAAAGACAAAGGGATTGAAATCAAAGTGGGAAATCCGTCTTTTACACCAGCGACCATAGCCAGTTATCAGGTCTCTGAAGCCATAAAAGTCCTCTTAAATCGAGGAAATCTGATGAGAGAAAAAATCCTGTATGTGGATTTGCTGGAAAATGATTTTGAAATTATAAGCTGA